One genomic segment of bacterium includes these proteins:
- a CDS encoding xanthine dehydrogenase family protein molybdopterin-binding subunit: MIDRMSNAAMLVVVGRPAPRVDAVDKVTGRTVYVSEFAVPGMLEARILRSPVPHARIVRIDASRAEALPGVVTVLTAADVKDIDPYYGMAFKDQPLVAIERVRYQGEPLAAVAAVDARTAEGALELITVEYDELPVVATIDDALTADSPRLHAELRPSGAFRDLRSLQPVPGTNICHTYRLRRGDVAAAFASADVVMEDVYTLPPVQHYSLESFVAIASWTRDGLEVWSSTQHPFHVRRELAQMFGLAHQAVRVHAPMMGGAFGQKCYTKLEPLAAALARKADRPVRVALTIPEAFLTLTRHGARVHIKTAARRDGTLVARKAELWLDTGAYADVGPRVTQKAGYRSIGPYRWADLEIDAYCVFTNKVPAGAFRGYGGPQAGWAGESQITELAIALGLDPVELRRRNLLGLGEKYDRADTPLDGDIRAQVDCVERVLAAPGAVAEGRGRGIAVGFKDGGGTHTVSNSIVRLHADGSATVGAGSVEIGQGARTVMAQIAAEALSLPLDRVHVPEPDTDITPYDQGTSASRSTTLMGYAVWQAGLDVRRQLTDIAAEAFEAPPDVVRLADGVASAGPRRMTYAELIARHFGMPGGELIGTGVFRPGTFTGPLGGSTAFWEMGVGGAEVDVDVETGEVRLARYISTADVGRAINPALSEGQDEGAAMQGIGHALREELVFEHGQLLNGGIIDYTVPTMEMLPDEFASILFENGGGPGPYGAKGIGEAGIVAPAPAIAAALYAATGVWVRDLPLTPERVWRALRAAREARSAR, translated from the coding sequence ATGATCGACCGAATGTCGAACGCAGCGATGTTGGTGGTGGTCGGGCGGCCCGCCCCGCGTGTGGACGCCGTGGACAAAGTGACCGGGCGCACGGTGTATGTGTCGGAGTTCGCCGTGCCGGGCATGCTCGAGGCGCGGATTCTCCGCAGTCCGGTGCCGCATGCCCGAATCGTCCGGATCGACGCCTCCCGTGCCGAAGCGCTTCCCGGTGTGGTCACGGTGTTGACCGCCGCGGATGTGAAGGACATCGATCCGTACTACGGCATGGCATTCAAGGACCAACCGCTCGTGGCTATCGAGCGCGTCCGCTACCAGGGCGAGCCGCTCGCCGCGGTCGCTGCCGTGGATGCGCGGACAGCGGAGGGGGCGCTCGAGTTGATCACAGTGGAGTACGACGAACTGCCCGTTGTGGCGACTATCGACGACGCGCTCACCGCCGACAGCCCGCGGCTGCACGCCGAACTCAGGCCGAGCGGGGCCTTCCGCGATCTGCGTTCGCTCCAGCCAGTCCCGGGCACGAACATCTGTCACACATACCGTCTGCGCCGGGGGGACGTGGCCGCGGCATTCGCCTCGGCGGACGTCGTGATGGAGGACGTATACACACTTCCTCCCGTGCAGCACTATTCGCTCGAGTCATTCGTCGCGATCGCCTCCTGGACGCGGGACGGGCTCGAGGTCTGGTCCTCTACGCAGCATCCGTTCCACGTCCGCCGGGAGCTGGCGCAGATGTTCGGGCTCGCGCACCAGGCGGTCCGCGTGCATGCACCGATGATGGGCGGGGCGTTCGGACAAAAGTGTTACACAAAACTGGAGCCTCTCGCCGCCGCCCTGGCGCGAAAGGCGGACCGGCCGGTCCGGGTGGCGCTCACGATTCCCGAGGCGTTCCTCACGCTGACGCGGCACGGCGCCCGGGTGCACATCAAGACTGCGGCTCGCCGCGACGGCACGCTCGTGGCGCGCAAGGCCGAATTGTGGCTCGACACCGGTGCCTATGCGGACGTCGGGCCGCGCGTCACCCAGAAAGCCGGCTACCGGTCGATCGGCCCCTACCGGTGGGCCGACCTCGAGATCGATGCGTACTGCGTCTTTACCAACAAAGTGCCCGCCGGTGCCTTTCGTGGCTACGGCGGTCCCCAGGCCGGCTGGGCGGGGGAGTCGCAGATCACCGAGCTCGCCATCGCCCTAGGACTCGATCCCGTTGAGCTGCGCCGCCGCAATCTGCTGGGCCTAGGGGAGAAATACGATCGTGCGGATACCCCGCTCGACGGCGACATCAGAGCGCAGGTCGACTGCGTGGAACGCGTCCTCGCCGCACCCGGTGCGGTCGCCGAGGGCCGCGGCCGCGGGATCGCCGTGGGGTTCAAGGACGGCGGCGGGACGCATACGGTCTCCAACTCAATCGTGCGCCTGCACGCCGACGGCAGCGCGACAGTTGGCGCCGGCAGCGTGGAGATCGGTCAGGGGGCGCGCACCGTGATGGCACAGATCGCAGCGGAGGCGCTCTCGCTTCCGCTCGATCGGGTCCACGTGCCCGAGCCCGACACGGACATCACGCCGTACGATCAGGGCACGAGCGCCAGCCGGTCCACGACGCTGATGGGATACGCCGTCTGGCAAGCCGGCCTCGACGTTCGGCGTCAACTCACGGACATCGCCGCGGAGGCATTCGAGGCCCCCCCCGATGTGGTGCGTCTCGCAGACGGTGTTGCGTCTGCCGGGCCGCGCCGCATGACCTATGCGGAGCTTATCGCGCGCCACTTCGGCATGCCCGGCGGTGAATTGATCGGCACCGGGGTGTTCCGCCCCGGCACGTTTACCGGTCCTCTCGGCGGCTCGACCGCCTTCTGGGAGATGGGGGTGGGTGGCGCTGAGGTCGACGTGGATGTAGAGACAGGGGAGGTCCGGCTGGCCCGGTACATCTCAACCGCCGACGTCGGTCGCGCCATCAACCCCGCGCTGTCTGAGGGACAGGACGAAGGCGCGGCGATGCAAGGGATCGGGCATGCGCTTCGGGAGGAGTTGGTGTTCGAGCACGGACAGCTCCTCAACGGGGGGATCATCGACTACACGGTCCCGACCATGGAGATGTTGCCCGATGAGTTCGCTTCAATCCTGTTTGAAAACGGCGGCGGCCCCGGACCCTACGGCGCCAAGGGGATCGGCGAAGCCGGCATCGTCGCGCCGGCGCCGGCGATTGCCGCGGCCCTGTATGCGGCCACCGGCGTGTGGGTGCGGGACCTGCCGCTGACGCCAGAGCGCGTGTGGCGTGCGCTTCGAGCCGCGCGCGAGGCGCGAAGCGCACGCTGA
- a CDS encoding GntR family transcriptional regulator, with protein METAIEAHIDALRRGDYKNIRELLFNHLRHLIITGRLETGQKLIEEDLAEQFKVSRTPVREAIRKLEIEGLVRYQSRRGVIVTGFSRQDIDEIYATREVLEGLAARLAAQHATDEELSELGRLLEQINEASQANNFERAAQIHTQFDELLYRMGRNRRLVGILTQYAEYIEHGKMISLTRHGRADEIRAEHAAMFEAIAGRDPDAAEQAARLHVANARRAFFGQARVARSQPAPPPGSNGSRRRKNETVTQPPSRKRGRETPTRA; from the coding sequence ATGGAGACGGCTATCGAAGCGCATATCGACGCGCTCCGGCGGGGCGATTACAAGAACATTCGCGAGCTATTGTTCAATCATCTTCGGCATCTGATCATCACGGGACGCCTCGAGACCGGACAGAAGCTGATCGAAGAAGATCTGGCCGAGCAGTTCAAGGTCAGCCGGACCCCCGTGCGCGAAGCGATTCGGAAGCTCGAGATCGAAGGACTGGTGCGGTATCAGTCGCGCCGCGGGGTCATCGTGACCGGGTTCTCCCGCCAGGATATCGACGAGATCTACGCGACCCGGGAAGTGCTGGAGGGCCTCGCTGCCCGGCTGGCGGCCCAGCACGCCACCGACGAAGAGTTGAGCGAGCTCGGGCGGCTGCTCGAACAAATCAACGAGGCATCGCAGGCTAACAACTTCGAACGGGCGGCGCAGATCCATACGCAGTTCGACGAGCTGCTGTACCGAATGGGGCGGAACCGGCGCCTGGTCGGCATCCTGACCCAATACGCCGAGTACATCGAGCACGGCAAGATGATCTCGCTCACCCGGCACGGCCGGGCGGACGAGATCCGGGCCGAACATGCGGCGATGTTCGAGGCCATTGCCGGGCGCGATCCCGACGCCGCGGAGCAGGCCGCCCGGCTTCACGTGGCAAACGCCCGGCGGGCGTTTTTCGGACAGGCGCGCGTCGCCCGCAGTCAGCCGGCGCCGCCGCCTGGTTCCAACGGATCGCGGCGCCGAAAGAACGAGACCGTCACTCAGCCTCCATCCCGCAAGCGTGGCCGCGAGACCCCAACACGCGCCTGA
- a CDS encoding (2Fe-2S)-binding protein — translation MTVAAAGGNARPTMDVAVTVNGRRHVLRIEPCDLLVDTLRDQLGLTGTKRSCDVQVCGACTVLVGGAPVSACTYLTYEARDKEVLTIEGLAQGDALHPMQQAFIDHAALQCGFCTPGMILAATALVREHPRPSVAAIKHYMRGNICRCTGYKKILEAIQAAAEVIARDGER, via the coding sequence ATGACGGTGGCCGCTGCCGGCGGAAACGCCCGGCCGACAATGGACGTGGCAGTCACGGTAAACGGGCGCCGGCACGTCCTGAGGATCGAGCCGTGCGACCTGCTGGTCGACACGCTCCGCGACCAACTCGGACTCACCGGCACGAAGCGGTCCTGTGACGTGCAGGTGTGCGGGGCATGCACGGTACTCGTCGGGGGAGCACCGGTGAGTGCGTGTACGTATCTGACGTACGAGGCGCGGGACAAGGAGGTCCTGACGATCGAGGGGCTGGCGCAGGGCGACGCACTGCACCCGATGCAGCAGGCATTCATCGACCACGCCGCGCTCCAGTGCGGGTTCTGCACCCCGGGGATGATCCTCGCCGCGACCGCGCTCGTGCGGGAGCATCCTCGCCCGTCCGTCGCCGCGATCAAGCACTACATGCGCGGCAACATCTGCCGCTGCACGGGCTACAAGAAGATTCTCGAGGCCATCCAGGCCGCCGCCGAGGTCATCGCCCGGGACGGGGAGCGGTAG
- a CDS encoding xanthine dehydrogenase family protein molybdopterin-binding subunit has protein sequence MSFNDRTATRTGGTKVEELRRGAVGRSVVRHDAREKVTGAAEFATDVRRPEMAHGKVWRSPVPHARILRIDTAAAEQAPGVICVVTREDFAGIDPYYGPVYKDQPILAIDRVRYEGEPVVAVVARTEREAEAAVELVHVELEPLPYVTSLDEAIAPGAPLVHETLRQAGQFRDLAALRPVEGTNICHLWQYERGSADMLLAGERLFDDTFVFPMVHHLSMEPHVMIAEADGDRITLWGATQHPFPVRYELAQMFDVPVAWVRIVVPFIGGAYGNKSYTKIEPLAVMMARKARVPVRFALTSAEAFRTVRGPGARCRIRTKVNPDGTILARHLEVLFQAGAYADVGPRVAQKAGYTAGGPYRIPHLRIDSCAVYTNTAPSVAFRGYGVPQLTWAYEAQLDAIAAALGIDRVEIRRRNLLRKGEEVMPGDRPADGDFIEGLERAAAAIRWTSRGEPAEGRGVACTIKAPLAPSVSTAIARLHADGSVGVLCGTVEIGQGARTVMAQIAAEELGMSTDRVRAVMVDTQASPYDQATSSSRSTTMTGQAVQTAARDLRGQVIAIAARLLEVNPETIQVRDGRVWAGTTSLGLNEIIARHYGLPAGELIGRGTIRGERGGLLGGIVPFWEAASAAVRVRADPETGHVRVLDYVSVADVGRAINPQQCEGQDEGGAMMGLGHTFFEEMRYEDGQLLNGSLVDYRVPQFDDVPDALQSILVENGDGTGPFGAKGIGEGGLIPTSPAVASAIWEATGARLHELPMTPERVWRALRRTRPRASETRAER, from the coding sequence ATGTCCTTTAACGATCGCACCGCAACCCGGACGGGCGGGACGAAGGTTGAGGAGCTGCGGCGCGGGGCGGTCGGCCGATCCGTCGTTCGGCACGACGCGCGGGAGAAGGTGACGGGTGCCGCCGAGTTTGCGACGGATGTGCGGCGGCCCGAAATGGCCCACGGCAAAGTCTGGCGGAGCCCGGTACCGCACGCACGCATTCTTCGAATCGACACCGCCGCGGCGGAGCAGGCCCCCGGGGTCATTTGCGTTGTGACTCGGGAGGATTTTGCGGGCATCGATCCCTACTATGGGCCGGTGTACAAGGACCAGCCGATTCTTGCGATCGACCGCGTCCGGTACGAGGGGGAGCCGGTCGTCGCCGTCGTCGCGCGGACCGAGCGGGAGGCCGAGGCGGCGGTCGAGTTGGTCCACGTGGAACTAGAGCCGCTCCCGTACGTCACCTCGCTCGACGAGGCCATCGCCCCCGGCGCGCCCCTGGTTCACGAGACGCTGCGACAGGCCGGGCAGTTTCGGGACCTTGCGGCGCTCCGCCCGGTGGAGGGAACGAACATCTGCCACCTCTGGCAGTACGAGCGGGGATCCGCTGACATGCTCCTTGCCGGCGAGCGGCTCTTCGACGATACCTTTGTGTTTCCGATGGTGCACCATCTCTCGATGGAGCCCCACGTCATGATCGCGGAAGCGGACGGCGACCGCATCACGCTGTGGGGCGCGACGCAGCACCCGTTCCCGGTCCGCTATGAGCTGGCCCAAATGTTCGACGTGCCCGTCGCGTGGGTGCGGATCGTCGTCCCGTTCATCGGCGGGGCCTACGGCAACAAGTCCTATACGAAGATCGAGCCGCTTGCGGTCATGATGGCCCGGAAGGCGCGTGTCCCGGTGCGTTTCGCGCTGACCTCTGCGGAGGCGTTCAGGACCGTTCGGGGCCCCGGCGCGCGATGCCGGATTCGGACCAAGGTCAATCCCGACGGTACGATCCTGGCCCGCCATCTGGAGGTTCTCTTCCAGGCCGGCGCGTATGCCGACGTCGGGCCCCGCGTGGCGCAGAAGGCAGGGTACACCGCGGGCGGGCCGTACCGGATCCCGCATCTTCGGATCGACAGTTGCGCGGTGTACACGAACACCGCGCCGAGCGTGGCGTTCCGCGGCTACGGGGTCCCGCAGCTCACGTGGGCATACGAGGCCCAACTGGACGCGATCGCCGCAGCACTGGGTATCGATCGGGTCGAGATCCGCCGCCGCAACCTGCTGCGGAAAGGCGAAGAGGTCATGCCGGGGGACCGGCCCGCGGATGGCGACTTCATCGAGGGGCTGGAGCGGGCCGCCGCTGCCATCCGGTGGACGTCTCGTGGGGAGCCGGCAGAAGGGCGTGGTGTAGCGTGCACCATCAAGGCCCCGCTCGCGCCGAGCGTGTCGACAGCCATCGCCCGGCTGCACGCGGATGGCTCGGTGGGCGTGCTGTGCGGTACGGTCGAGATCGGCCAGGGCGCTCGCACGGTGATGGCGCAGATTGCGGCGGAGGAGCTCGGCATGTCGACCGACCGCGTCCGCGCCGTGATGGTGGATACGCAAGCATCCCCGTATGATCAGGCCACGAGCAGTAGCCGCTCGACGACGATGACAGGACAGGCGGTCCAGACCGCCGCGCGGGACCTCCGCGGCCAAGTTATTGCCATCGCCGCGCGGCTCCTTGAGGTCAATCCTGAGACGATTCAGGTGCGCGACGGGCGCGTGTGGGCCGGGACCACATCGCTGGGTCTCAACGAGATCATCGCCCGACACTACGGACTGCCGGCGGGCGAGCTGATCGGGCGGGGCACGATCCGCGGAGAGCGCGGTGGTTTGCTCGGCGGCATCGTGCCGTTCTGGGAAGCGGCGTCGGCCGCGGTCCGCGTGCGCGCCGACCCCGAAACCGGCCACGTGCGCGTGCTGGACTACGTCTCCGTCGCGGACGTGGGCCGCGCGATCAACCCGCAGCAGTGTGAAGGACAGGACGAGGGCGGGGCCATGATGGGGCTAGGGCATACGTTCTTCGAGGAAATGCGGTACGAGGACGGTCAGCTGCTGAACGGTAGCCTGGTCGACTACCGCGTCCCGCAATTCGACGATGTACCGGACGCGCTGCAGTCCATCCTCGTCGAGAATGGCGACGGGACGGGCCCGTTCGGCGCCAAAGGCATCGGTGAGGGAGGGCTGATTCCGACGTCGCCGGCGGTGGCCTCCGCGATCTGGGAGGCAACCGGGGCGCGCCTGCATGAGTTGCCGATGACGCCGGAGCGCGTCTGGCGGGCGCTGAGGCGAACACGCCCCCGTGCGAGTGAGACGCGAGCGGAGCGATGA
- a CDS encoding xanthine dehydrogenase family protein subunit M: MLRRFELHQPATVQEASRLRGRYGDDAGFYAGGTELLLVMKEGLLRYGHLVDLKTIPRLDGIVHDAGSNTLRIGAVATHTSVERSPVVARHFPLLAEVERAVANVRVKNVGTIGGNLCFAEPHADPGTLCVACEAIMHLEGPAGCREVPAGEFFLDAYETARGADEVLTEVRLPVPGPHTCGAYMKFGFHERPTLGVAVLLMLDTGHAHVAEARVAVGCVHPRPTRLREVEVKIKGRTVADVLRTLDEISQAVDGTITPTDDLHGSAEYKTEMTKVFVRRAIRTACARFDGGHLS, encoded by the coding sequence GTGTTGCGACGGTTCGAACTGCATCAACCCGCGACAGTCCAGGAAGCGAGCCGGCTTCGCGGTCGATATGGCGACGATGCCGGATTTTACGCCGGAGGCACGGAGTTGCTGCTCGTCATGAAAGAAGGGCTGCTCCGGTACGGACATTTAGTCGATCTCAAGACGATCCCCAGGCTCGACGGCATTGTCCACGACGCCGGCTCGAACACATTGCGGATCGGCGCCGTCGCGACGCACACGTCTGTCGAGCGCTCGCCGGTGGTGGCGCGCCACTTTCCGCTTTTGGCCGAGGTCGAGCGCGCGGTCGCGAACGTGCGCGTTAAGAATGTGGGCACGATCGGCGGCAACCTATGTTTCGCGGAACCGCACGCCGACCCGGGGACGCTGTGCGTCGCGTGCGAGGCGATCATGCATCTCGAAGGGCCCGCGGGATGCCGGGAAGTTCCGGCTGGCGAGTTCTTCCTCGATGCGTACGAAACGGCCCGCGGGGCGGATGAGGTGTTGACGGAGGTTCGCCTGCCGGTTCCCGGGCCGCACACATGCGGCGCCTACATGAAGTTCGGATTTCACGAGCGCCCGACGCTGGGCGTCGCGGTTCTGCTGATGCTGGACACCGGTCACGCGCACGTCGCGGAGGCGCGGGTGGCGGTCGGGTGCGTTCATCCCCGTCCCACGCGCCTACGGGAGGTGGAGGTCAAGATCAAAGGGCGGACGGTCGCCGACGTGCTCCGGACGCTCGACGAGATCTCCCAGGCGGTGGACGGTACCATCACCCCGACAGACGACCTGCACGGGTCCGCGGAATACAAGACGGAGATGACCAAGGTATTCGTGCGCCGTGCAATCCGGACCGCCTGCGCGCGCTTTGACGGAGGGCACCTGTCATGA